GCGGACCTTCCTGGCCGGGTTCTGGCTGAGCCCGCGCCGGTATCCGGACCTGGGCTGGGCCTGGCTGACCCGTTTCCTGATCAACCTGAGCAACGCGCTGGTGCTGCTGTACCTGCTGTACTACCTGCGCGACCGTCTCGACTACTCAGACCCCGAGGGTGGTGTCCTGATCCTGACGGCGGTGAACAGCGTGACGCTGGTCGCCACGGTGGTCGTCGGCGGGGTCTGGTCGGACCGGGTGGGCCGGCGCAAGCCGTTCGTGATCTGGTCGGGGGTGCTGATGGCGGTGGCGACGGCCGCGCTGGCGGCGTGGCAGACCTGGCCGGGGGCGATCGTCGCGTCGGCGGTCCTCGGCGTCGGGTTCGGCGTCTTCACGTCGGTCGACTTCGCCCTGATGACGGACGTGCTGCCGAAGGCGATGGACCGGGGGAAGGACCTGGGCGTCATCAACGTGGCCAACGCCCTGCCCCAGGTGGCGGCGCCGGTCCTCGCGGCGCCGATCGTGACCTATCTGGGCGGATACCGGATGCTGTATCTGGTGGCCGCGGTGATCGGGCTGGCGGGGGCGGTACTGGTGGGGCGGATCAGGGGGGTGGAGTGAGGTAGAGGTGGGGTGCGGGGATTCAGAGGGCTCCGGCGTCCCGGGCCGCGTAGACGCTGGGGTAGAGCGGGCGGAAGCCGAGTTCCCTGCGGATGCGGTCGGTGGAGACGATTCCGAACCACGGGTCGGGGTCGGTGTTCTCGTAGAGTTCGGCGGGAACCGCCACCCCGTTGAGCTGATGCAGTTCGACCGCCGTGACGGGGGCGTGGTCGCCGATGTTGTAGATCCGGCCGGCGATGCCCGGTGCGTGCAGGATGCGGAGCAGGCCCTGGGCGACGTCCGCGTGGTGGACCATCTGCAGCCGCTGGGCGGAGGCCCAGTGCGCGGCCCACATCAACGACTGGGCGAGGTGCGGATCGCCCTCCCCGTAGACGAAGGGGAGCCGGCCGACGCATACGTCCATGCCCTCCAGCGCGAGCAGTTCGCGTTCGGCCGCCACCTTCGACTCGCAGTAGGCGCCCCACATCTCACCGCCGGGCCGGCTCTCGTCCTCCTCGACCAACGGGCGCCCCCGTCCGGAGCCGTACACCAACTGCGTACTGACCTGTACGAACCGTCCCACCCCGGCGGCCAGTGCGGCACGGCCCAGTTCCACCGCCGCGTCCCGGTTGACGGCCCACGCCTCCTCGTCCGGTACTCCCCGGAAGGACGCCGCGACGTTCACGACCGCGTCCACCCCGGCGACCGCCTTGCCGAGCGTCTCCGTGTCACGCAGGTCCCCGACCACGACCTCGGCGCCCAGCTCTGCGAACCGCTCCGCCCGCGCCGCCTCCCGCACCAGGATCCGCACCCTCTCCCCGGGCCGCCTCTGCGCCAGCAGCCTCGGCAGAAAGCGCCGGCCGACCTCGCCCGTCGTACCCGTCACCAGTGTCAGCATGATCCGCTCCTCATCGTCTTGTCCCGTTGCGGTGGGACCAGCGTCGAACGGCGGCCGGGCGGACGGGAGAGACCCGTGGATCAGGGGATCAGCAGTCCCTGGATAAGCCGGGCGGACGGCGACATCCTGGAAGGGTGAACCGAGCCGAACTCGCAGACTTCCTGCGCCATGGGCGTGCCCGTCTGGAGCCCTCGGCGGTGGGACTCGCGCCCGGCGCCCGCCGCCGTACGCCCGGTCTGCGCCGCGAGGAGGTGGCGTCGCTCGCCGGTATGTCGGTGGACTACTACACGCGCCTGGAGCAGTCCCGGGGTCCGCACCCGTCCCGCCAGATGCTGACCGCCCTGGCCCGCGCCCTGCGCCTCACCGACGACGAACGGGACCACCTCTTCCACCTGGCGGGCGAGGAGCCGCCCCGGCGCGAGAGCGTGCCCCAGCATGTGCGGCCGGGGCTGCTGCTGATCCTCGACAGGCTGCACGACACCCCGGCACAGGTGGTCACCGACTGCGGGGAGGTGCTGGCGCAGAACGCGATGGCGAGCGCCTTGACGGGGGACGCGTCGGCCCGTCCACCCCGGGAGCGCAACCTCCTGCGCCGGTTCTTCCTGGACCCGGCCGCCCGGACACTGTTCCCGCCGGAGGACTTCGCCGAGCACGCCCGAGCCCACGTGGCGAACCTGCGAGCGGTCGCCGCGGCCCGGCCCGACGATCCGGTACCCAGGGCGCTGGTGGCCGAACTCCGAGCGGGGAGCGCGGAGTTCGCGCGGCTGTGGGAGGCGCACGAGGTGGCGGTGCGGCGGGCCGCGACGAAGCGGTTCGTGCATCCGGTGGTGGGGCTGCTGGAACTCGACTGCGAGATCATGCTGGCGCACGACCACCGCCAACTACTGATCGTCCACACGGCCCGCCCGGGCACGGAGTCGTACGAACGCCTGAGACTGCTGCGGGTGGTGGGACTACAGGACTTGTCACCGCACGGGAGATGAGGTGGAAGGAAGGTGAGGTGGGCGGAGGCGTTTCGAGCACACCCGTAAAACGAACCGTAAACGGGTGGGTGGGTGGGAAAAAACGGCCCGAACTGCAGCCGCGGCTCCCTCAGAACCCCAGCTTCCGCAGCTGGCGAGGATCCCGCTGCCAGTCCTTCGCGACCTTCACATGGAGGTCCAGGAAGACCGGCGTACCCAGCAGCGCCTCGATCTGCTTGCGGCTCTTGATGCCGACGTCCTTGAGCCGCTTGCCCTTCGGGCCGATGACGATGCCCTTCTGGCTCGGCCGCTCGATGTAGACGAACGCGTGGATGTCGAGCAGCGGCTTGTCGGCGGGGCGGTCCTCGCGGGGGATCATCTCCTCGACCACGACCGCGATCGAGTGGGGAAGCTCGTCGCGTACCCCCTCCAGCGCCGCCTCCCGGATCAGCTCCGCGATCATGACCTGCTCCGGCTCGTCCGTGAGGTCACCCTCCGGATAGAGCGCCGGCCCCTCGGGCAGCAGCGGAACGAGCAGGTCGGCCAGCAGGTCCACCTGCTTGTCGGCGACCGCCGAGACCGGCACGATCTCCGCCCACTCGAACCCCAGCTCCCGGCCGAGTTGGTCGATCGCGATGAGCTGCTCGGCCAGCGCCTTGCCCTCGACCAGGTCGGTCTTCGTCACGATCGCGATCTTCGGCGTCTTCTTGATCGCCGCCAGTTCCTTGGCGATGAAACGGTCACCGGGGCCGAGCTTCTCGTTCGCCGGGAGGCAGAAGCCGATGACGTCGACCTCGGCCCACGTCGTCCGCACCACGTCGTTCAGGCGCTCACCCAGCAGCGTGCGCGGCTTGTGCAGCCCCGGGGTGTCGACCAGGATCAGCTGCGCGTCAGGGCGGTGCACGATGCCCCGTACCGTGTGCCGCGTGGTCTGTGGCTGGTCCGCGGTGATCGCCACCTTCTGGCCGACCAGAGCGTTCGTGAGGGTGGACTTGCCCGCGTTGGGGCGGCCCACGAAGCAGGCGAAACCGGCGCGGTGCGCGGCCGAGGACTGCGACGCGACGGACGGCTCGGACGGCTCGGATGACGGGGTACGGACACTCATGGCGCCCATTGTCCCTGATCCACGGAGACCCACCGCACGCCGAGGCCCTCCGGACCCGTCCGGGGCACCCACGAGGGCACCCGGCAGGAGACCACGAGGAGACCGGGCGGGAGCGTCCGGTGAGCTTCCGGAAACGCCCGTGCAACACGAAACGCGCCGGAAACACCCCCGTACGGAACTCGAAACGCACACCGGTGACCCTCTGACGAGCCCCTGCCCCCGTTGGAGAGACCGGAGACACCGTGACGACCGTGAACCTGGCCGCTGCCCGGATCGACACCGGCGACACCGCCTGGCTGCTCGCCGCCACCGCCCTCGTGCTCCTCATGACCCCGGGCCTGGCCCTCTTCTACGGCGGCATGGTCCGTACGAAGAGCGTGCTCAACATGCTGATGATGAGTTTCGTGTCGATCGCCCTGGTCACGGTGGTGTGGCTGGCCGCCGGCTACTCCCTCGCGTTCGGGGACGACATCGGCGGCGGATTCATCGGCGGGCTGAAACACGCGGGGATGGCCGGGCTCGGGCCCGACAGCGTGCAGGGCACTGTGCCCACCCTCCTCTTCGCCACCTTCCAGCTCACCTTCGCGGTCATCACCGCCGCCCTGGTCAGCGGCGCGGTCGCCGACCGGGCGAAGTTCGGGGCGTGGCTGGTCTTCGTACCCGTGTGGGCACTGCTCGTATACGTTCCCGTCGCGCACTGGGTGTGGGGCCCGGGCGGCTGGATTCTCGACCATCTCGGCGCCCTCGACTTCGCCGGCGGCCTGCCCGTCGAGATCACCTCCGGCGCCTCCGGGCTCGCCCTCTGCCTGGTCCTCGGCCCGCGTCTCGGCTTCAAACGAGATGCGATGCGACCGCACAACCTTCCCATGGTCATGCTGGGCGCCGGTCTGCTCTGGTTCGGCTGGTTCGGGTTCAACGCGGGTTCCGCGCTCGGCGCCAACGGGCTGGCCGCCGCCGCCTTCCTCAACACCCTCACCGCCGGCTGCACCGGCCTCCTCGGCTGGCTCTTCGTCGAACAGCGCCGCGACGGTCACCCCACGACCCTGGGCGCGGCCTCCGGCGCGGTCGCCGGTCTGGTGGCCATCACGCCCTCCTGCGGGTCGGTCTCCCTCCTCGGCGCGCTGGTCGTCGGGCTCGCGGCGGGAGTGGTGTGCTCGTACGCCGTCGGGTGGAAGTTCCGGCTCAACTACGACGACTCCCTCGACGTCGTCGGTGTCCACCTCGTCGGCGGAGTCATCGGCACGCTGCTGATCGGCGTGTTCGCCACGGAGTCCATGACCGGCGGGGCCGAGGGGCTGCTGTACGGGGGCGGGCTCGGCCAGTTGGGCAGGCAGGCGGTCGCCGTGCTGGCCGTGGGGGCGTACGCCTTCGCCGTCACGTACGGAATCGGGAAGGCGATCGACAAAATCATGGGGTTCCGGGCGAGCGAGGACGAGGAGCACACCGGCCTCGACCTTACGGTGCACGCCGAGACGGCATACGATCACGGCGTCCTGGGCCACGGCGCCCCGGTGTCGTCCGCCGCACACTCCTCCCACTCCTCCGCGCAGAAGGTCAAGAGCCAGGAATGAAGCTCATCACCGCGATCGTCAAGCCGTACCGCCTCGACGAGGTCAAGACCGCGCTCCAGGAACTCGGCGTACAGGGTCTGACCGTGACCGAGGCCAGCGGCTACGGCCGTCAGCGCGGCCACACCGAGGTGTACCGCGGCGCCGAGTACCAGGTCGACCTCGTCCCGAAGGTCCGTATCGAGGTCGTCGTCGACGACGGGGACGCCGACGCGGCGATGGACGCGATCGTCAGGGCCGCGCGAACGGGAAAGATCGGGGACGGGAAGGTGTGGGCTCTTCCGGTGGAGACGGTGGTCCGGGTTCGGACGGGCGAGCGCGGTCCCGACGCCCTCTGAACCATCTGACCCCCAGCACTGACCCGACCGCGCCGAACACCACAACGACCACCGCCATGAGCCACGGCAACGCGAAGAAGGACACGTTCGCCGACTCGCGGGTGTCCTTGGCTGTCGCCGTCAACGTGACGTCGCCCCAGTCGAGTTGGGGTGCGTCGTGCCAGGGTTCGGTGAGCCTGACCCGTTGGCCGGGCAGCAGCTCGGAGGGGATCTTGGTGAGGTCGCGGGCGAGCAGCGTACGGCCGAACAGGCCCTCGGCCCGCACCTCCACCCGGGGGTCGAGGGTGACGTTCCCGGTGTTGTGGAGGGTGTAGGAGATCGTGGCGGTGCTGTCGCCGAGGCCGGGGACGAGGGGCTGGTGGTGGCTGATCCTGACCCGCTCGACGGCGATCGCGGAGACGGCCGGCCCGTTCACCCGCAGATAGATCCGCGCCCCGACCGCCCGCTGCACCCCGAGTGCGAGGGAACCGTCGCCGGTGTCGATCCGTTCGTCGAGGGCGACCAACGCGCCCACGTGGTCGCCGGGTTCGGCCCCTTCGGGCACCTTGAGCGTGAAGGGCACGGTGACCGACCTGTGCGGGGGGACGGTGACCCGGGACTTCGCGGGCCGCGCCCAGGCGCCGACGCCGCGCTGCTTCTCGGTGAGGGTCCGTACGGCGAACCCGCCGTCGCGGACGGTGTTGTAGGCGTCGGCCGCGTACAGCCGGAAGGTGAGCGGTTTGCCGGTCTTGTTGGTGACGGCCACCTTGTCCTTGACGGACGTACCGGGATCGGCGGAGAGGTAGAAGTACGGGCGCTGTGCCACCGCCGAGGCGACGGGGAAGACCGACCAGCTGCCGTTGTCGGCGGCTCGGGCGGGGGCGGACGTCAAAAGTGACGTGCCGAGCGCTGCCAGCAGGAACATGGGGAGCGCGAGAAGGACGTACGGCTTACGCATGGGTGCGGACCCCCACGGACGAGGTAGGTGGCGGGCGGGTGCGCGCCCGGCCACCGGATGACGAACGGCCGTTCAGGTGCTGGTAGTTCGTGTGTCGGTTGTTCCCGTGCTGGTTGTTCGTGTGCTCGTTGATCGTGTGCTCGTTGATCGTGTGCTCGTTGATCGTGTGCTCGTTGATCGTGTGCTCGTTGATCGGCTGAGCGTTGTCGGGTCGGACGTCGCTCAGGTGAGGGTGAGGGTGAGTACGCCGGAGTAGGTGCCCGGCGGGGTGAACGCCGGTACGTCCAGCGACAGTCCGGCGTCGACGGTGAACTCGCCGCCGGTGACCGTTCCGTCGGGTGTGGAGGCCAGGGTGGCTCCCGTACCGCCCACCACACCGGGGGAACCGGCCTGGCAGTTGCTGGGGCTGCCGGCCTTGGTGGCGCAGGCCGGGGTCCAACTGAGCTTGTCGGCACCGATCTTGGCGCCAGGTCCGGTGAAGTCGGTGACCTTGCCCGTCAGCGACCAGCCCGCGGGTCCGCCGCGGAAGTCCTTGACGGTCACCGTCTGCAGCGGGGCCTTCGAGGCTCCGCCCTTGCCGAAGTCGACCGTCGACAGCTGGACGGAGTCCCCTGCCTGGGTCATGGACAGATCACCGGCCTTGACCATGGTGGTGAGCTTCTGGCTGTTGTCGGGAATGGGCGTGTCGTCGATGACGACGTAGGCGGCCGGACCGGCGCCCTTGCTGTCGCTCCACGCGCTGCCCTCGTACGCCACGACCCCGGTCGTCGTCTTGTCGCTGACGGCGAGGGTGCCACTGAAGGCGCCCTGGGAGTCGG
This genomic interval from Streptomyces sp. B21-083 contains the following:
- a CDS encoding helix-turn-helix transcriptional regulator; this translates as MNRAELADFLRHGRARLEPSAVGLAPGARRRTPGLRREEVASLAGMSVDYYTRLEQSRGPHPSRQMLTALARALRLTDDERDHLFHLAGEEPPRRESVPQHVRPGLLLILDRLHDTPAQVVTDCGEVLAQNAMASALTGDASARPPRERNLLRRFFLDPAARTLFPPEDFAEHARAHVANLRAVAAARPDDPVPRALVAELRAGSAEFARLWEAHEVAVRRAATKRFVHPVVGLLELDCEIMLAHDHRQLLIVHTARPGTESYERLRLLRVVGLQDLSPHGR
- a CDS encoding NAD-dependent epimerase/dehydratase family protein gives rise to the protein MLTLVTGTTGEVGRRFLPRLLAQRRPGERVRILVREAARAERFAELGAEVVVGDLRDTETLGKAVAGVDAVVNVAASFRGVPDEEAWAVNRDAAVELGRAALAAGVGRFVQVSTQLVYGSGRGRPLVEEDESRPGGEMWGAYCESKVAAERELLALEGMDVCVGRLPFVYGEGDPHLAQSLMWAAHWASAQRLQMVHHADVAQGLLRILHAPGIAGRIYNIGDHAPVTAVELHQLNGVAVPAELYENTDPDPWFGIVSTDRIRRELGFRPLYPSVYAARDAGAL
- a CDS encoding WxL protein peptidoglycan domain-containing protein → MRKPYVLLALPMFLLAALGTSLLTSAPARAADNGSWSVFPVASAVAQRPYFYLSADPGTSVKDKVAVTNKTGKPLTFRLYAADAYNTVRDGGFAVRTLTEKQRGVGAWARPAKSRVTVPPHRSVTVPFTLKVPEGAEPGDHVGALVALDERIDTGDGSLALGVQRAVGARIYLRVNGPAVSAIAVERVRISHHQPLVPGLGDSTATISYTLHNTGNVTLDPRVEVRAEGLFGRTLLARDLTKIPSELLPGQRVRLTEPWHDAPQLDWGDVTLTATAKDTRESANVSFFALPWLMAVVVVVFGAVGSVLGVRWFRGRRDRARPSEPGPPSPPEEPTPSRPRSFPFARP
- a CDS encoding ammonium transporter; protein product: MNLAAARIDTGDTAWLLAATALVLLMTPGLALFYGGMVRTKSVLNMLMMSFVSIALVTVVWLAAGYSLAFGDDIGGGFIGGLKHAGMAGLGPDSVQGTVPTLLFATFQLTFAVITAALVSGAVADRAKFGAWLVFVPVWALLVYVPVAHWVWGPGGWILDHLGALDFAGGLPVEITSGASGLALCLVLGPRLGFKRDAMRPHNLPMVMLGAGLLWFGWFGFNAGSALGANGLAAAAFLNTLTAGCTGLLGWLFVEQRRDGHPTTLGAASGAVAGLVAITPSCGSVSLLGALVVGLAAGVVCSYAVGWKFRLNYDDSLDVVGVHLVGGVIGTLLIGVFATESMTGGAEGLLYGGGLGQLGRQAVAVLAVGAYAFAVTYGIGKAIDKIMGFRASEDEEHTGLDLTVHAETAYDHGVLGHGAPVSSAAHSSHSSAQKVKSQE
- the era gene encoding GTPase Era, whose amino-acid sequence is MGAMSVRTPSSEPSEPSVASQSSAAHRAGFACFVGRPNAGKSTLTNALVGQKVAITADQPQTTRHTVRGIVHRPDAQLILVDTPGLHKPRTLLGERLNDVVRTTWAEVDVIGFCLPANEKLGPGDRFIAKELAAIKKTPKIAIVTKTDLVEGKALAEQLIAIDQLGRELGFEWAEIVPVSAVADKQVDLLADLLVPLLPEGPALYPEGDLTDEPEQVMIAELIREAALEGVRDELPHSIAVVVEEMIPREDRPADKPLLDIHAFVYIERPSQKGIVIGPKGKRLKDVGIKSRKQIEALLGTPVFLDLHVKVAKDWQRDPRQLRKLGF
- a CDS encoding P-II family nitrogen regulator, producing the protein MKLITAIVKPYRLDEVKTALQELGVQGLTVTEASGYGRQRGHTEVYRGAEYQVDLVPKVRIEVVVDDGDADAAMDAIVRAARTGKIGDGKVWALPVETVVRVRTGERGPDAL